The following proteins come from a genomic window of Thiothrix winogradskyi:
- a CDS encoding FecR family protein, which translates to MRIIQVLVLWSMVVFGSTAMASNGQLVGEVVFVTGSAQVHQGQKPSIDLQVGMPIFVGYTLATNAIGHLHIRTIDGAFLSLRSDSVVSIVQYNVDAQNPAANQIRLDVQRGAVRSVTGKAGEANRPGFRMNTPVAAIGIRGTDFTVFTDAMSSSVSVRQGGVVVAPFSSVCSRQTLGACGGSQAVMLSAYDQQVVAEVNVTQASLVPKESATRVPDAIKPAHPVEDKHVQESREMPTSQNTVSANPAVESEKQTQTSDKASNTTPATAANTTGTERLSSSATASVASLSPVSTEIGPKESVTSELASNIIVQERAGDSSKVISDTVSNQLGLVSATDSSAPRVPVPPIVEVPAKPQVFHYGRWSSYVENTAQDIVRDPTRNRQVFAANSVHLIGSAEKVAGSLPIPENRAGVVDFRLDAGEAVVRRGDRIIPATISNPTLQIDFDTNRFGTRLDVTSAGLDRGTEYLSAQGTLGETGLLRSESGTSNMSVSGAIDSSATQAGYIYEKNDVGISGATTWLAQ; encoded by the coding sequence ATGCGGATCATTCAAGTACTCGTGCTGTGGAGTATGGTTGTATTCGGTTCGACAGCAATGGCTAGCAACGGTCAGTTGGTCGGTGAGGTTGTGTTTGTGACAGGTTCCGCACAGGTTCATCAGGGGCAGAAGCCTTCAATTGATTTGCAGGTGGGAATGCCTATTTTTGTCGGCTACACCTTAGCAACCAACGCCATTGGGCATTTACACATCCGCACGATAGACGGTGCTTTCCTAAGTTTGCGTTCCGATTCTGTTGTCAGCATTGTTCAATACAATGTGGATGCACAGAACCCTGCCGCTAACCAAATTCGTCTGGATGTTCAGCGCGGTGCGGTGCGTTCGGTAACGGGTAAGGCAGGTGAAGCCAATCGCCCCGGTTTCCGTATGAATACACCCGTCGCCGCGATTGGTATTCGTGGAACCGATTTTACCGTCTTCACCGACGCGATGTCCTCCAGTGTGAGTGTGCGTCAAGGTGGTGTCGTGGTTGCACCCTTTAGTTCGGTTTGTAGCCGCCAAACGTTGGGGGCTTGTGGTGGTAGTCAGGCAGTTATGTTGTCTGCTTATGATCAACAAGTCGTCGCAGAAGTTAATGTAACACAGGCTAGTTTGGTTCCTAAAGAAAGTGCCACGCGGGTTCCCGATGCTATTAAGCCTGCCCACCCAGTTGAAGATAAGCATGTCCAAGAGTCTCGTGAAATGCCGACTTCCCAAAACACTGTTTCAGCCAATCCTGCGGTTGAGTCTGAAAAACAGACACAGACATCTGATAAAGCCAGCAATACCACACCCGCGACTGCTGCCAATACAACGGGTACAGAGCGCTTGTCTAGCAGCGCCACTGCGTCTGTTGCCTCGTTATCGCCAGTGAGTACTGAGATTGGCCCCAAGGAATCCGTCACGTCTGAATTGGCTAGCAATATTATTGTGCAAGAGCGTGCCGGTGACAGTAGCAAGGTCATCAGCGATACGGTAAGCAATCAATTGGGTTTAGTGAGTGCAACTGATTCTAGCGCTCCTCGCGTTCCTGTGCCGCCAATAGTAGAAGTGCCAGCAAAACCCCAAGTTTTCCATTATGGGCGTTGGTCAAGCTATGTCGAGAACACGGCTCAAGACATTGTGCGTGACCCAACCCGTAACCGTCAGGTATTCGCAGCTAACAGCGTACACTTGATTGGTAGCGCCGAAAAAGTCGCAGGTAGCTTGCCCATACCTGAAAATAGAGCAGGTGTTGTTGATTTTAGATTGGATGCAGGGGAAGCCGTGGTGCGTCGTGGTGATAGAATCATTCCCGCGACAATCAGTAACCCCACGTTGCAAATTGACTTTGACACCAATCGCTTTGGTACACGGCTGGACGTGACCTCGGCTGGTTTGGATCGGGGAACAGAATATTTGTCAGCTCAAGGCACGCTGGGCGAAACGGGGTTGCTACGCAGTGAATCAGGCACGTCTAACATGTCAGTGTCTGGGGCAATAGACAGCTCTGCTACACAAGCAGGTTACATTTACGAGAAAAATGATGTCGGTATTTCCGGTGCGACCACATGGTTAGCGCAATAA
- a CDS encoding decaprenyl-phosphate phosphoribosyltransferase, which produces MNNIVPPHALLSKLAPLIRLMRPRQWVKNAFVLAPLLFSGLFLDGVEVIKALWATLLFCLTSSAVYIVNDMHDVERDRQHPLKSKSRPLAAGTVSPRDAMILLAFLGLIVLLGSLSMPNVGAVLLGYIVMNLGYTFWMKHEPVLDIFTIASGFVLRVYAGAMALDAPVSGWMFVTTLCLALYLASVKRRQELLQSGNEGRKVLEKYSVALVERYAEMSATVALIFYSLFIMSEKPDMIMTIPVVLFGFFRYWYVVDMLEGGESPTDALFSDRQLQLTLLVWVVLCAWLLAVNKAVVPDLM; this is translated from the coding sequence GTGAATAATATAGTGCCACCTCATGCTTTGCTATCAAAACTCGCTCCCTTAATCCGCTTGATGCGTCCACGTCAGTGGGTGAAAAATGCATTTGTTTTAGCACCGTTATTGTTTTCAGGACTATTTTTGGATGGTGTAGAGGTGATTAAAGCGTTGTGGGCAACGTTATTATTTTGCCTGACATCTTCTGCGGTTTACATTGTTAATGATATGCATGATGTAGAACGTGATCGACAGCATCCGCTGAAGTCTAAGAGTCGACCACTGGCTGCGGGTACAGTTTCGCCGCGTGACGCAATGATTTTATTGGCTTTCTTGGGGCTAATCGTATTGCTGGGTAGCTTGTCGATGCCTAACGTTGGCGCAGTGTTATTGGGCTATATTGTTATGAATCTGGGCTATACGTTTTGGATGAAGCACGAACCCGTGTTGGATATTTTTACCATTGCCAGTGGTTTTGTGTTACGGGTGTACGCTGGTGCAATGGCGTTAGATGCACCTGTATCTGGCTGGATGTTTGTCACAACCTTGTGCTTAGCACTTTACTTAGCCTCTGTTAAGCGTCGTCAGGAGTTATTACAAAGTGGCAATGAAGGGCGTAAGGTGTTGGAAAAATATTCAGTGGCACTGGTGGAGCGTTATGCTGAAATGTCGGCAACTGTGGCGTTAATTTTCTACAGCTTATTCATTATGTCGGAAAAACCAGACATGATTATGACCATTCCTGTTGTCTTGTTTGGTTTTTTCCGCTACTGGTATGTGGTGGATATGCTGGAGGGTGGGGAATCTCCTACCGATGCACTGTTCAGTGATCGGCAATTGCAACTGACGCTACTGGTGTGGGTGGTGCTGTGTGCTTGGTTATTGGCAGTGAATAAAGCAGTGGTTCCTGACCTAATGTGA
- a CDS encoding GtrA family protein yields MTLALTYALFALVAIIANIGTQAVIMYLYSGSFQLEFSVLGGTAIGLIIKYILDKQYIFHFKTKNLAHNNKTFLLYTFTGIFTTLIFWGFEFGFHYLFQNDLLRYVGGIIGLLIGYIIKYRLDKKHVFI; encoded by the coding sequence ATGACGTTAGCCCTTACCTACGCACTGTTCGCGTTGGTTGCCATCATAGCAAATATTGGCACACAAGCAGTCATCATGTATCTTTATAGCGGGAGCTTTCAGCTTGAGTTTTCCGTATTAGGTGGCACAGCCATTGGCTTGATTATAAAATACATACTCGACAAACAGTACATCTTTCATTTTAAAACCAAAAACTTAGCACACAATAACAAAACATTTTTACTTTATACCTTCACGGGTATTTTCACGACGCTGATTTTCTGGGGATTTGAATTCGGCTTTCACTACCTGTTTCAGAATGATTTGCTACGGTATGTGGGCGGTATTATTGGCTTACTTATTGGTTATATCATCAAATATAGGCTAGACAAAAAACATGTCTTTATCTAA
- a CDS encoding FAD-binding oxidoreductase produces MSLSKQTRQSTAMLTRLSGWGRYPQYQSNIFTPISLTTCQSHLATHTMPLIAHGMGRSYGDSALAEYVINTQELDCLLDFDTHSGQLTCHAGVSLAALLAVFVPKGWFLPVTPGTQFVSIGGAIASDVHGKNHHQHGCFSEYIVSLELLLGDGSRLRCSRSEHPELFHATCGGMGLTGLIINATLQLTAIHSAYINQITYKAANLEEVLALFAEHHAATYSVAWIDCLANNEALGRSLLMLGEHAPEGELHTRHRSKLSIPMEMPKQLLNHYSIRAFNTFYYQRIRQQQSTQCIHYEPFFYPLDGILHWNRLYGRNGFIQYQFVIPQAAGMEGLRTILKRIARSGRGSFLAVLKAFGKANANLLSFPIEGYTLALDFKLAPGLLELLHELDAMVLDFGGRLYLAKDARMHETTFKRSYPQWERFQAVREQYGAIGHFASLQSQRLGLN; encoded by the coding sequence ATGTCTTTATCTAAGCAAACGAGACAGTCAACCGCAATGTTAACTAGGTTATCCGGTTGGGGGCGTTATCCACAGTATCAAAGTAATATTTTCACACCTATTTCCCTCACAACGTGCCAATCACACCTCGCCACGCACACCATGCCACTAATTGCTCACGGCATGGGGCGTAGTTATGGGGATAGCGCGTTAGCCGAATACGTCATCAACACCCAAGAACTCGACTGCCTGCTAGACTTTGACACACATAGCGGTCAGCTAACCTGCCATGCGGGCGTGAGCCTAGCAGCATTGCTGGCGGTGTTTGTTCCCAAAGGCTGGTTCTTACCCGTAACGCCGGGTACACAATTCGTCAGTATCGGCGGTGCAATTGCCAGTGATGTTCACGGTAAAAATCATCATCAACATGGCTGTTTTAGTGAATACATCGTAAGCCTTGAATTATTGTTGGGTGATGGCAGTCGCCTACGCTGCTCGCGCAGCGAACATCCCGAATTGTTTCATGCCACGTGTGGTGGCATGGGATTAACTGGGCTAATTATAAACGCAACGTTGCAATTAACGGCGATTCACAGCGCCTATATTAACCAAATCACCTATAAAGCTGCCAATCTTGAAGAAGTGCTAGCACTTTTTGCCGAACATCACGCAGCAACTTACTCGGTTGCTTGGATTGATTGCCTCGCCAATAATGAGGCGTTAGGTCGCTCGCTGTTAATGCTAGGAGAACATGCACCGGAAGGAGAACTGCATACCAGACACCGCAGCAAGCTTAGTATTCCTATGGAGATGCCCAAGCAATTGCTTAATCACTATTCAATTCGAGCGTTTAATACATTTTACTACCAACGTATTCGCCAACAACAAAGCACACAATGTATTCATTATGAACCTTTCTTTTATCCATTAGATGGTATTCTTCACTGGAATCGGTTGTATGGGCGCAATGGCTTCATCCAATACCAGTTTGTCATTCCCCAAGCGGCGGGCATGGAAGGCTTACGCACTATCCTAAAACGTATTGCCCGTTCAGGTCGTGGCTCTTTCCTTGCTGTACTCAAAGCATTTGGAAAAGCCAATGCCAATTTGCTCTCGTTTCCTATCGAAGGATACACCTTGGCATTGGATTTTAAATTAGCCCCCGGTTTACTGGAACTATTGCATGAATTGGATGCAATGGTATTGGATTTTGGCGGACGGCTCTATTTAGCGAAGGATGCTCGTATGCATGAAACCACCTTCAAACGCAGTTACCCCCAGTGGGAAAGGTTTCAAGCAGTGCGTGAACAATATGGCGCTATCGGACATTTCGCATCCCTGCAATCACAACGTCTAGGACTAAACTAA
- a CDS encoding SDR family oxidoreductase, with amino-acid sequence MQKILIIGATSAIAKATARCFAERGDQLYLLARDQERLSDLANDLRIRGANTVAYAKFDTAAIEQYPSLLDKAIAELDGLDVVLIAHGTLSDQTACERSIELTLQELNTNAISVIGLLTLLANYFEQRKQGCIAVISSVAGDRGRQSNYIYGTAKGAITIFMQGLRNRLAKSNIQVLTIKPGFVNTPMTAAFKKGALWAEPEAIATGIVTAISKQKDIVYLPFWWRYIMLIIRTIPEHIFKRLSL; translated from the coding sequence ATGCAAAAAATCCTTATTATTGGGGCAACATCTGCCATTGCCAAAGCGACTGCACGTTGCTTTGCTGAGCGTGGCGACCAGCTCTATTTGTTAGCACGGGATCAAGAACGATTGAGTGATTTAGCTAACGATCTGCGCATACGGGGCGCAAATACAGTCGCTTATGCCAAGTTTGATACAGCGGCGATTGAGCAATACCCAAGCCTATTGGATAAAGCCATTGCTGAACTCGATGGTTTGGATGTGGTATTAATTGCACACGGCACACTCAGTGATCAAACTGCTTGCGAACGTAGTATTGAGCTAACACTGCAAGAATTAAATACTAATGCTATCAGTGTTATTGGCTTACTCACGCTACTAGCCAATTATTTTGAGCAACGCAAGCAAGGTTGTATTGCGGTGATCAGTTCAGTGGCGGGTGACAGGGGGCGTCAATCCAATTACATTTACGGAACTGCCAAAGGTGCAATTACCATTTTTATGCAAGGTTTACGTAACCGCCTAGCTAAAAGTAATATACAAGTACTGACAATCAAACCCGGTTTCGTGAATACACCGATGACCGCTGCTTTTAAGAAGGGAGCGTTATGGGCGGAACCTGAAGCAATTGCGACAGGTATTGTGACAGCTATTAGCAAACAGAAAGACATTGTTTATCTGCCTTTTTGGTGGCGCTATATAATGCTGATTATTCGCACTATTCCCGAACATATTTTTAAACGTTTATCGCTATGA
- a CDS encoding glycosyltransferase: MRIILDLQACQSTGSRERGIGRYSFALAQAMVKQTGTHEIHLALNANFANTLADVKAEFSAYIPAEHIHVFSVPSRLAECLPENAWRIRAAERVREDFLASLRPDIIHVSSLFEGLGDDAVASVHSGEIASRSAVTLYDLIPLAYANIYLANEATQHWYYRKLQSLRNAALLLSISEHSRQEAFEFLGIEEYKVINLSGAMTADFQVLDLKPEQRQAISQRYGLSKPFVMYTGGIDHRKNIEGLVEAFAKLPLALRQQYQLVVVCKVNERDRQQFQVLAQQHGLQGADVVFTGFVPDEDLIALYNMAKLFVFPSKREGFGLPVLEAMACGLPAIGSNCSSIPEIMGCADALFDPHNTASITAKMAQALQDQGFYNALREHGLAQAQKFSWDKSARTALDAFEAHHAQQQAAARVLVPVAVAAKRPRLAFISPLPPEKTGIAAYSAMLLPELARYYEIEVVTDQPVIEDAWIQANFPVRSVAWFKENHRRYERCLYQVGNSAFHQHMFELLQAFPGVITLHDFYLVNVKGHMDVTGYKAGTLMRALYASHGYAALHLLVNADYDCVMNTYPANLRVLESARGVVVHSHFPKQLAQQWYGEDYPEHWQVIPLVRAPKRHNSRAEARRQLGVSADDMIICSFGMLAPSKQNQRLLNAWLASPLSHDSRCKLVFVGELGGKEYAPAIQQIIRSAHAKERIQITGFAAQEDYDNWLAAADVAVQLRTDTRGETSAAILDCLASGLPTIFNAYGSATEIPDGLAIKLTADFADDELGAALELMFGDETVRRTFAEAGRAYLQQHHAPTSVGVMYRDALERFYLTDPRLQEDHLVQDIQNICLNPSLSDQDFIQLANSIVANRQFTQGQKTWFVDVSNGVKRDSKTHVNPSTQAILSEMLLNPPAGYRVEPIYADVGQYRYARRFTCQLLGFDDLSLPDEAVEFKRGDIFLGLDSALHSMPQMTDVLQLQRVRGIKLYWVVYEALPECFDSEMVSQYQQWLNSIRPLADDLLGISGVDVSNSGQDTGSVLMKRLLVLLNEEQRQSLLESTQVVDSCGDPVIEAVETVPAVAPLNDQDMAAATEFILNRQFSDDQKSLLVDVSSLQWKDFGSGVHRVTKAILRELLLNPPSGYRVEPVYAQGKAYSYARNLTGHLLGLKNIPLMDEAVAFKSGDVFLGLDLVLHNLPLMEPVLSLQRVRGVKIYWVVYDMLPVSMPEHFNNDVVFHYNNWLRSVTKIANGLLCISATVADELKTWCDGQVLNRSDKVHIGHFHMGADINHSLPSVGLPANYVEILNILKNTRAVLMVSTVESRKGYQQTLSAFEQLWRKDVEITLVIVGQAGWKTGALQAKIKSHPELGKRLFWFAGISDEMLLKLYEHCTVLLAAAEGEGFGLPLIEAAQHGLPIIARDLPVFREIAGEHAFYFQGKEPQALADAIQQWLTLWQADSAPQSAGISWLTWAESAAQLKAFVVGNV; the protein is encoded by the coding sequence ATGCGGATTATTTTAGATTTACAGGCTTGTCAATCAACAGGAAGTCGTGAGCGTGGGATTGGACGCTATTCGTTTGCCTTGGCGCAGGCGATGGTGAAACAGACGGGGACACATGAGATCCATCTCGCTCTGAATGCGAATTTCGCCAATACCTTGGCGGATGTCAAAGCGGAATTTTCGGCTTATATCCCAGCAGAACATATTCATGTGTTTAGTGTGCCAAGTAGACTCGCGGAATGTCTGCCTGAAAATGCTTGGCGCATTCGGGCAGCAGAACGAGTGCGAGAAGATTTTTTAGCCAGCCTGCGCCCCGACATTATTCACGTTTCCAGCTTGTTCGAGGGGCTTGGGGATGATGCAGTGGCATCGGTGCATAGTGGGGAAATTGCCAGTCGTTCGGCGGTGACGCTGTATGATTTGATCCCACTGGCGTATGCCAATATTTATTTGGCTAACGAAGCAACGCAGCATTGGTATTACCGTAAGCTGCAATCGCTGCGCAATGCGGCGTTGTTGCTCTCCATTTCTGAGCATTCCCGGCAGGAAGCGTTTGAGTTTCTGGGGATCGAAGAATATAAGGTGATCAACTTGTCGGGGGCGATGACGGCTGATTTTCAGGTGTTGGATTTAAAGCCAGAACAGCGTCAAGCGATCAGCCAGCGTTACGGTTTAAGCAAACCCTTCGTTATGTATACGGGGGGAATTGATCACCGCAAAAATATTGAAGGGTTGGTGGAAGCTTTTGCTAAGTTACCATTGGCATTGCGTCAGCAGTATCAATTGGTGGTGGTTTGTAAAGTCAATGAGCGAGATCGGCAACAATTTCAGGTATTGGCGCAGCAGCACGGGTTGCAAGGTGCTGATGTGGTGTTTACCGGGTTTGTGCCGGATGAAGATCTGATTGCGCTGTACAATATGGCGAAGCTGTTTGTGTTCCCCTCCAAACGTGAAGGTTTCGGATTACCTGTATTGGAAGCGATGGCGTGCGGTTTGCCTGCCATTGGGTCTAACTGTTCCAGCATTCCAGAGATTATGGGGTGCGCTGATGCTTTGTTTGACCCGCACAATACGGCATCCATTACCGCTAAGATGGCGCAAGCGTTGCAGGATCAGGGCTTTTACAATGCTTTGCGTGAACACGGTTTGGCGCAAGCGCAAAAGTTTTCGTGGGATAAGTCTGCTCGCACAGCATTGGATGCGTTTGAGGCGCACCATGCGCAGCAACAAGCCGCAGCCAGGGTGCTTGTCCCTGTGGCTGTTGCGGCTAAACGCCCGCGTTTGGCATTCATCTCCCCGCTGCCACCGGAAAAGACGGGGATTGCAGCGTATAGTGCCATGTTGTTGCCAGAGTTAGCGCGTTATTACGAGATTGAAGTGGTCACGGATCAGCCGGTGATCGAAGATGCGTGGATTCAGGCGAATTTTCCGGTACGTTCGGTGGCGTGGTTTAAGGAAAATCATCGGCGATATGAGCGGTGTTTGTATCAGGTGGGCAATAGTGCATTTCACCAGCACATGTTTGAGTTGTTACAGGCATTTCCAGGGGTGATTACCCTGCATGATTTTTATCTGGTCAATGTCAAAGGTCACATGGATGTGACGGGGTACAAGGCAGGTACCTTGATGCGGGCATTGTATGCGTCACACGGTTACGCTGCACTGCACCTGTTGGTGAATGCTGATTATGATTGCGTGATGAATACTTATCCAGCCAACCTACGGGTTTTGGAGAGTGCACGTGGAGTCGTGGTTCACTCGCATTTTCCCAAACAATTAGCGCAGCAATGGTATGGGGAAGATTACCCGGAGCACTGGCAGGTGATCCCGCTGGTGCGTGCCCCTAAACGGCATAACAGTCGTGCGGAAGCTCGTCGTCAACTGGGTGTCAGTGCTGATGACATGATTATCTGTTCGTTTGGGATGTTAGCCCCTAGTAAGCAGAACCAACGGCTGCTGAATGCATGGTTGGCAAGCCCGTTATCTCATGATTCTCGCTGTAAACTGGTGTTTGTTGGTGAGTTGGGTGGCAAGGAATATGCCCCGGCGATTCAGCAAATTATTCGTTCAGCTCATGCCAAAGAGCGGATTCAGATTACCGGCTTTGCCGCGCAGGAAGATTACGACAACTGGCTGGCAGCAGCGGATGTGGCGGTACAATTGCGTACTGATACACGCGGAGAAACCTCTGCGGCTATTTTGGATTGCTTGGCAAGTGGTTTACCCACCATTTTCAATGCCTACGGTTCGGCGACGGAAATCCCCGATGGATTGGCAATAAAATTAACCGCCGACTTCGCTGACGATGAGTTGGGGGCAGCGCTGGAGTTGATGTTTGGGGATGAGACAGTACGGCGAACGTTTGCTGAAGCAGGTCGAGCTTATTTGCAGCAGCATCACGCGCCTACTAGCGTGGGTGTTATGTATCGTGATGCCCTTGAGCGTTTTTATCTGACTGATCCGCGCCTTCAGGAAGACCATTTGGTGCAGGATATTCAAAATATTTGTTTGAATCCATCACTCTCTGATCAGGATTTCATTCAGCTAGCGAACAGTATCGTTGCCAATCGTCAATTTACCCAAGGGCAGAAAACATGGTTTGTGGATGTGTCGAATGGGGTGAAACGTGATTCTAAAACGCACGTAAACCCATCAACACAAGCGATTCTATCTGAGATGCTGTTGAATCCACCTGCTGGTTATCGTGTCGAACCTATTTACGCGGATGTGGGGCAATACCGTTACGCACGAAGGTTTACTTGTCAGTTATTAGGATTTGACGATCTGTCATTACCCGATGAAGCGGTAGAATTCAAACGAGGCGATATTTTTCTGGGATTAGATTCTGCTCTCCATTCGATGCCGCAGATGACAGATGTTTTACAGCTTCAACGCGTCCGTGGAATAAAATTATATTGGGTAGTATATGAGGCATTGCCTGAATGTTTTGATAGTGAAATGGTGTCCCAATACCAGCAGTGGCTTAACAGTATTAGACCACTCGCCGACGATTTGCTGGGTATTTCTGGGGTAGATGTTTCTAATTCAGGGCAAGATACTGGCTCTGTATTGATGAAGCGTTTATTGGTGTTGCTGAATGAGGAGCAGCGTCAATCATTATTGGAATCTACTCAGGTGGTAGATTCCTGTGGTGATCCAGTCATCGAGGCAGTTGAGACTGTACCTGCTGTTGCGCCACTAAATGATCAAGATATGGCAGCAGCGACAGAATTTATTCTTAATCGGCAATTTTCAGACGATCAAAAGAGTCTGTTGGTAGATGTCTCATCCTTGCAGTGGAAAGATTTTGGTTCTGGTGTACATCGAGTGACCAAAGCAATTCTTAGAGAACTTTTACTTAACCCGCCATCGGGTTATCGTGTTGAGCCTGTTTATGCGCAGGGTAAAGCGTATTCTTATGCGCGAAATCTAACTGGGCATCTTCTCGGATTAAAAAATATCCCATTAATGGATGAAGCTGTTGCGTTTAAATCGGGCGATGTTTTTTTAGGCTTGGATCTTGTGTTACATAACTTACCATTAATGGAGCCGGTGTTATCTTTACAGCGAGTGCGTGGAGTAAAGATTTATTGGGTGGTGTATGACATGCTGCCAGTATCGATGCCAGAACATTTTAATAATGATGTGGTGTTTCATTATAATAATTGGTTGAGAAGTGTCACCAAGATTGCCAATGGTTTGTTATGCATTTCAGCTACTGTGGCAGATGAATTAAAAACCTGGTGTGATGGTCAGGTACTGAACCGTTCTGATAAAGTGCATATTGGGCATTTCCATATGGGTGCAGATATAAACCACAGCCTTCCTTCAGTTGGTTTGCCCGCTAATTATGTGGAGATTCTCAATATACTGAAGAATACCAGAGCAGTATTAATGGTGAGTACGGTGGAATCTCGAAAGGGCTATCAGCAAACATTGTCAGCTTTTGAGCAATTATGGCGTAAAGATGTTGAGATAACGCTAGTGATTGTGGGTCAAGCAGGTTGGAAAACAGGGGCATTACAGGCAAAAATCAAATCTCATCCCGAATTAGGTAAACGTTTGTTCTGGTTTGCGGGTATCAGTGATGAAATGCTACTGAAACTCTATGAACATTGCACAGTATTACTGGCAGCAGCGGAAGGGGAAGGGTTTGGCTTGCCCTTGATTGAAGCGGCACAGCATGGTTTACCGATTATTGCGCGGGACTTACCGGTATTTCGTGAAATTGCGGGTGAACATGCCTTTTATTTTCAGGGTAAAGAGCCGCAGGCGTTAGCGGATGCAATCCAGCAATGGTTAACCTTGTGGCAAGCCGATTCTGCCCCACAATCTGCGGGTATTTCGTGGTTGACGTGGGCTGAAAGTGCCGCGCAGTTAAAGGCGTTTGTAGTCGGAAATGTGTAG
- a CDS encoding FkbM family methyltransferase, which yields MKFVSYAQNYEDVMLWRAFHAVDKGFFIDVGANAPVADSVTYLFYERGWRGINIEPVAQWFAMLAESRVADINLNVAISDTADSLILYDVPDTGLATADPEIAERHRQEGFKLSECSVPAVTLDAVCKQYAPNTIHFLKIDVEGVETAVIRSIDLERYRPQIILVEATLPNSTEVRYAEWEMLITGKRYDFVYFDGLNRFYVAQEVGHLREVFIAPPNVLDDFMPYREVILRDMIAHLQERLAHDVQQAQQETQQQALAYQHLHQQHEQMQQQHIALVREKTSIQQELMGVYAGTAWRITKPLRLLADHGKPLLRKVVKGGSAWISLKPESRLRRTTYQLKGLAVRLLKKLVRKTKYFADTNPLFAHFVKKLIQRFPSIHKRLARMLLRSHHVPDRQTLSPSQIGSAANTLYTKMKSNT from the coding sequence ATGAAATTTGTGTCGTATGCCCAGAATTATGAAGATGTGATGTTATGGCGTGCTTTCCATGCTGTGGATAAGGGCTTTTTTATTGATGTGGGAGCGAATGCGCCGGTAGCGGATTCGGTCACTTACTTATTTTACGAACGTGGCTGGCGTGGTATCAATATCGAGCCTGTGGCGCAGTGGTTCGCTATGTTGGCTGAATCTAGGGTAGCTGACATCAACTTGAATGTTGCTATTTCCGATACGGCTGATTCGCTGATTCTGTATGACGTGCCAGATACTGGTCTGGCGACGGCTGATCCTGAGATTGCAGAACGTCATCGGCAGGAGGGATTCAAACTGTCGGAATGTAGTGTTCCGGCTGTTACGTTGGATGCTGTATGCAAGCAATACGCGCCTAATACTATCCATTTCCTGAAAATTGATGTGGAAGGCGTGGAGACAGCAGTTATTAGAAGCATCGATCTTGAGCGTTACCGCCCGCAAATCATTCTGGTCGAAGCCACGTTGCCGAATTCCACTGAAGTCCGTTATGCGGAGTGGGAGATGCTGATTACTGGCAAACGTTATGATTTTGTGTATTTTGATGGGCTGAATCGCTTTTATGTAGCGCAGGAAGTCGGACATTTGCGCGAGGTGTTCATCGCACCTCCCAATGTACTGGATGATTTCATGCCATACCGTGAAGTCATTCTCCGTGACATGATTGCGCATTTGCAGGAACGGTTGGCTCATGATGTACAACAAGCACAGCAAGAAACACAGCAACAAGCACTAGCGTATCAGCACTTGCACCAGCAGCATGAGCAGATGCAGCAACAACATATTGCGCTTGTACGTGAGAAAACGTCGATACAGCAAGAGCTGATGGGCGTGTATGCTGGAACTGCATGGCGTATCACCAAGCCTTTACGTTTGCTGGCCGATCATGGCAAGCCATTGTTGCGTAAAGTTGTTAAGGGCGGCAGTGCTTGGATTAGTCTGAAACCGGAAAGCCGTCTGCGTCGTACCACCTATCAGTTGAAAGGATTAGCTGTACGTCTATTGAAAAAACTGGTGCGCAAAACAAAATATTTTGCTGATACCAATCCCCTATTTGCACACTTTGTTAAAAAACTGATTCAGCGTTTTCCAAGCATACACAAGCGATTGGCACGGATGCTGTTGCGCTCCCACCATGTGCCGGATAGGCAAACGTTAAGCCCTTCCCAAATCGGGAGTGCGGCGAATACCCTCTATACCAAGATGAAAAGCAACACCTAA